A portion of the bacterium genome contains these proteins:
- a CDS encoding PrpF domain-containing protein, whose amino-acid sequence MQRRVRAVVMRGGTSRAVFFHEADLPRDAETRDRVILKIFGGGDPYGRQIDGLGGATSVTSKTAIIGPASVPDADVDYTFGQVGVTSPLIDYGGNCGNISSAVGPFAIEEGLVRATDPVTTVRIWQTNTRKLIVARVPTDDGAPQVEGDLAIDGVPGTGAMIQLEFINPAGAMTGHLLPTRLPVESLDVPGVGPVTVSLVDAANPVVFLRPADLGLRGPELPDQVDRDPAMLAKIEAVRAHAAVRFGLATTPEDATATSPGVPKVAFVSPPAAYTSVRGDQVAADDIDLVGRIMTMGRLHRTYALTGAICTAVAAHVEGTLVHAAARPGDPGARTLRIGHPSGVIEVGAEVRRRDGEWLVDRVITRRTARRLMEGVALVPPSVWPESVERGEAARTPGRGRR is encoded by the coding sequence ATGCAGCGACGCGTCCGAGCGGTCGTGATGCGGGGCGGAACGAGTCGGGCAGTGTTCTTCCACGAAGCCGACCTCCCGCGAGACGCCGAGACCAGAGACCGGGTCATCCTGAAGATCTTCGGGGGCGGGGATCCCTACGGCCGGCAAATCGATGGCCTCGGCGGCGCCACGTCCGTCACGAGCAAGACCGCGATCATCGGCCCCGCCTCCGTCCCCGACGCGGACGTGGATTACACCTTCGGCCAGGTCGGCGTCACGTCACCGCTCATCGACTACGGCGGCAACTGCGGCAACATCTCGTCCGCCGTCGGCCCCTTTGCCATCGAGGAGGGACTCGTGCGGGCCACCGACCCCGTGACCACGGTCCGCATCTGGCAAACGAACACCCGCAAGCTCATCGTCGCGCGCGTGCCCACCGACGATGGAGCCCCGCAGGTCGAGGGCGATCTTGCGATCGACGGCGTACCGGGCACCGGCGCCATGATTCAGTTGGAGTTCATCAACCCGGCCGGGGCGATGACGGGCCACCTGCTCCCGACCCGTCTGCCGGTCGAGTCCCTGGACGTGCCGGGAGTTGGGCCGGTCACCGTGTCGCTGGTCGACGCCGCGAACCCCGTGGTGTTCCTGCGCCCCGCCGATCTCGGACTTCGCGGACCGGAACTGCCGGACCAAGTCGACCGCGATCCGGCGATGCTGGCGAAGATCGAGGCGGTCCGCGCCCACGCCGCGGTCCGCTTCGGCCTCGCCACGACGCCAGAGGACGCGACCGCGACGAGCCCGGGCGTGCCGAAAGTCGCGTTCGTCTCCCCGCCCGCAGCATACACGTCCGTCCGCGGGGACCAGGTCGCCGCGGACGACATCGACCTCGTCGGCCGCATCATGACCATGGGGCGGCTGCACCGGACGTACGCGTTGACCGGCGCGATCTGCACCGCCGTCGCCGCCCACGTCGAGGGCACGCTCGTCCACGCGGCCGCGCGCCCCGGTGACCCAGGAGCGCGGACGCTGAGGATCGGCCACCCGTCGGGGGTCATCGAAGTTGGCGCCGAGGTCCGGCGGCGCGACGGCGAATGGCTCGTCGACCGGGTGATCACCCGCAGGACCGCGCGGCGTCTTATGGAAGGGGTCGCGCTCGTCCCACCGTCGGTCTGG